The Echeneis naucrates chromosome 10, fEcheNa1.1, whole genome shotgun sequence genome has a window encoding:
- the cetn4 gene encoding caltractin, with protein sequence MASSYRKPPPSAASRKKTSPKVELTEEQKQEIKEAFDLFDTDGSGTIDVKELKVAMRALGFEPKKEEIKKMIADIDKEGSGTIDFNDFLSMMTQKMSEKDSKEEILKAFRLFDDDCTGKISFKNLKRVAKELGENLTDEELQEMIDEADRDGDGEVNEQEFLRIMKKTNLY encoded by the exons ATG gctTCAAGTTACAGAAAGCCGCCTCCCTCGGCGGCCTCCAGGAAAAAGACAAGTCCCAAAGTCGAGCTGACTGAGGAGCAAAAGCAGGAAATTAAGGAAGCTTTTGACCTGTTTGACACGGATGGCTCTGGGACAATAGACGTGAAGGAGCTCAAG GTTGCCATGAGAGCTCTTGGGTTTGAGCCAAAGAAGGAAGAAATCAAGAAGATGATCGCAGACATCGATAAAGAGGGCTCCGGAACAATTGACTTCAATGACTTTCTCAGTATGATGACGCAGAAAATG AGTGAAAAGGACTCCAAAGAGGAAATCTTGAAGGCTTTTCGGCTGTTTGATGATGACTGCACAGGGAAAATCTCATTCAAAAATCTCAAGAGAGTTGCCAAGGAGCTGGGTGAAAACCTCACAGATGAAGAGTTACAG GAGATGATTGACGAAGCAGATCGAGATGGAGATGGTGAGGTCAACGAGCAGGAGTTCCTGAGGATAATGAAGAAGACCAACCTTTACTGA
- the fgf2 gene encoding fibroblast growth factor 2 produces the protein MATGEITTLPPTPEDGGSGGFPPGSFKDPKRLYCKNGGFFLRIKSDGGVDGIREKNDPHIKLQLQATSVGEVVIKGVCANRYLAMNRDGRLFGARRATDECYFLERLESNNYNTYRSRKYPNMYVALKRTGQYKSGNKTGPGQKAILFLPMSAKY, from the exons atggccACGGGAGAAATCACAACACTTCCCCCCACACCTGAAGACGGCGGCAGCGGCGGCTTCCCTCCTGGGAGCTTCAAGGATCCCAAAAGGCTGTATTGTAAAAACGGGGGCTTCTTTTTGAGGATAAAGTCTGATGGGGGAGTGGATGGAATCCGGGAGAAAAACGACCCCCACA TTAAACTTCAACTCCAGGCGACCTCAGTGGGGGAGGTGGTGATCAAAGGAGTTTGTGCTAACCGTTATCTGGCGATGAACAGAGATGGCCGACTGTTTGGAGCG AGACGAGCCACAGATGAATGCTATTTCCTGGAACGGCTCGAGAGCAACAACTACAACACCTATCGCTCCAGGAAGTACCCAAACATGTACGTGGCGCTGAAGCGAACAGGCCAGTACAAGTCCGGAAACAAAACTGGACCAGGTCAGAAGGCCATTCTCTTTCTTCCAATGTCTGCCAAGTACTAG
- the bbs12 gene encoding chaperonin-containing T-complex member BBS12: MLGSTVINHQQHVGLQKLAALAGVTHSYLGPDKNLKFIQDDTSGGSALVCSCFRVLENLELTCAVGQLVYETVQAHQKVYNTGSGCLLFLAGAWSRAVLECLQRGISVSHIISAMSEGMDICLDVFRKYSISTDGLGVVQSESWTETSHGFGLQLSKKPIKAVSQAMDHLQGTGNAGHKPPNTGGQRKIKLSRHFCEAKSRNVSAASQPKPLNVAHIAEGLTHGCVSAMKLVVEINQIQSKNHRNISCSAFDIIKVVTCVLPGLPEDQSCVLPGCIVLLSAEQALVAHDLQEQHLKVALINGDLSDSFCHLGFRRPAGMQHVKSKMPLSSSKEEEWMVTVLALLLKLEVNLILISGLANQKMIQRCCRHRILVVERVKASVLKAFADDSGGVPVTYVTQLNKQCVGTQAKILIWRDLGSTGTEFSTAVNISSGANSGLATVILTSCVHGKLQALEDQFWSCAYRLHHALIDKSVLPGGGVIEMLCIHHLQKQAGQCTEGAANPYRGVVLCLMADGLIDYITTVMFNTGRLSKVKARTLVSQQLQDFNGHVGTAAKFSQLFLDSGTEDTAFISTVKPVRAPPMTIYDNVSVKQEAWRKALDLVFLVLQTDAEIITGIDQRTDGAKENLMLL, from the coding sequence ATGCTGGGGAGTACAGTTATAAACCATCAGCAACATGTTGGATTGCAGAAGCTCGCAGCGTTGGCAGGAGTCACACATTCCTACTTAGGCCCTGATAAAAATTTGAAGTTTATCCAGGATGACACAAGTGGGGGGTCAGCACTTGTGTGCTCATGCTTTCGTGTGTTGGAGAACCTGGAGCTGACCTGCGCCGTGGGTCAGCTGGTTTATGAGACGGTTCAAGCCCACCAGAAGGTCTATAATACAGGATCGGGATGCCTGCTGTTTCTTGCAGGAGCGTGGAGCCGTGCTGTGCTGGAGTGCCTGCAGAGAGGGATTTCAGTATCACACATTATATCAGCTATGTCGGAAGGGATGGATATATGCCTAGATGTTTTTAGAAAATACAGTATCTCCACAGATGGTCTTGGCGTGGTGCAGTCAGAAAGCTGGACTGAGACGTCTCATGGTTTTGGACTTCAGTTATCAAAGAAACCCATCAAGGCAGTTTCACAGGCAATGGACCATCTACAAGGGACAGGAAATGCTGGTCACAAGCCTCCAAACACTGGGGGgcaaaggaaaataaagctCAGCAGACATTTTTGTGAGGCCAAGTCAAGAAATGTCTCTGCGGCATCACAACCCAAGCCTCTTAATGTTGCACATATTGCAGAGGGATTGACTCATGGTTGTGTCAGTGCCATGAAATTAGTTGTGGAaattaatcagattcagtcaaAAAATCATCGAAATATCAGCTGTTCTGCATTTGACATAATTAAAGTGGTGACTTGTGTTCTACCTGGTTTACCTGAGGACCAGTCATGCGTTTTACCGGGCTGCATCGTTCTCCTATCTGCTGAACAGGCCTTGGTCGCACATGACTTGCAAGAACAACACTTGAAAGTTGCTCTCATTAACGGAGATTTGTCAGATTCCTTCTGCCATCTCGGCTTTAGGAGGCCAGCAGGAATGCAGCATGTAAAGAGCAAAATGCCTTTAAGTTCAAGCAAAGAAGAAGAGTGGATGGTAACAGTTTTGGCTCTTTTGCTGAAGCTTGAAGTCAACCTGATACTCATCAGTGGCCTCGCTAACCAGAAAATGATTCAACGCTGCTGCCGTCATCGCATACTTGTGGTGGAAAGAGTCAAGGCTTCCGTTTTGAAGGCATTCGCTGACGACTCAGGGGGTGTTCCAGTTACTTACGTTACACAGCTGAACAAGCAGTGTGTTGGAACACAGGCAAAGATTTTGATATGGAGGGACCTCGGCAGCACTGGGACAGAGTTTTCGACAGCTGTGAATATTTCCTCGGGTGCGAACAGCGGGTTGGCCACAGTAATCCTCACGAGCTGTGTACATGGAAAACTGCAGGCCCTGGAGGATCAGTTTTGGTCCTGTGCTTATCGTTTACATCACGCACTGATTGACAAATCCGTCCTGCCTGGCGGTGGGGTGATAGAAATGCTTTGCATTCATCACCTGCAAAAGCAAGCAGGGCAATGCACAGAGGGAGCAGCTAACCCATACAGGGGAGTGGTGTTGTGCCTCATGGCAGATGGCTTAATTGATTACATAACCACTGTAATGTTTAACACTGGAAGATTGTCAAAAGTCAAAGCCAGGACTTTGGTGAGCCAACAACTGCAGGACTTTAATGGACATGTAGGCACTGCTGCAAAGTTTTCACAACTTTTTTTAGACAGTGGAACAGAGGACACTGCTTTTATCTCCACTGTGAAACCTGTCAGAGCACCACCAATGACCATCTACGATAATGTGAGTGTGAAGCAGGAAGCGTGGAGAAAAGCCTTAGATCTGGTTTTCCTGGTTTTACAGACAGATGCAGAGATCATCACAGGCATTGACCAAAGAACTGATGGTGCAAAAGAAAATCTAATGCTGCTGTGA